Sequence from the Verrucomicrobiota bacterium JB022 genome:
CAGCAGCTTCGCGATCTCGTCCGGATCCTCGACCGGCGCGACGCTGACATTGGCAATCACGGGAACCACCGGAATGGACTTCTTGACCCCGTCAAGCGCCTCTTCCATGGCATCGGCCGCAGGCCTCATCAGCGAAGAGTGGAAGGGTGCGGAGACCGGCAGCAGGATGGCGCGCTTGGCGCCCTTCGCGCTCGCAAGCTCGGCCGCCTTTTCGACAGGCGCCTTC
This genomic interval carries:
- a CDS encoding ACP S-malonyltransferase — its product is KAPVEKAAELASAKGAKRAILLPVSAPFHSSLMRPAADAMEEALDGVKKSIPVVPVIANVSVAPVEDPDEIAKLLVAQVTGRVRWRETVSWFAAAEIETLYEVGAGKVLSGLARRIDRSVNAVSVGAPEDIDGVLKAIKG